A genomic stretch from Helianthus annuus cultivar XRQ/B chromosome 1, HanXRQr2.0-SUNRISE, whole genome shotgun sequence includes:
- the LOC110942034 gene encoding probable serine/threonine-protein kinase PBL8 isoform X2, with product MLIIKMQVVSGKNQGLDRKHSRSVSDLSDPSTPRNNLNVIEDLRNNSLLYTHVIAFTLFELETITKSFRSDYILGEGGFGTVYKGYIDENVRVGLKSLPVAVKVLNKEGLQGHREWLTEVNFLGQLRHPNLVKLIGYCCEDDHRLLVYEFMFRGSLENHLFRKTSAPLSWSTRMMIALGAAKGLAFLHNAERPVIYRDFKTSNILLDSDYTTKLSDFGLAKAGPQGDETHVSTRVMGTYGYAAPEYVMTGHLTARSDVYSFGVVLLELLTGKKSVDKTRPSKEQSLVDWARPKLNDKRKSLQIIDPRLESQYSVRGAQKACSLAYYCLSQNPKARPLMSDVVETLEPLQTSSSCANEVSLSSSLMSVGRPLVTGNPAYQMHHKFVQNVGAGAGCRSANPNCSPGPVTACRVR from the exons ATGCTCATCATcaag ATGCAGGTGGTATCTGGTAAGAATCAGGGTTTGGATAGGAAGCATAGTCGGTCAGTTTCAGATCTGAGTGATCCGTCAACGCCTCGAAACAATTTGAATGTAATTGAGGATTTGAGGAATAACTCTTTGTTGTATACTCATGTGATTGCCTTCACCTTGTTTGAGCTTGAAACTATTACCAAGAGCTTTCGGTCGGATTATATTCTCGGTGAAGGGGGTTTCGGGACGGTTTATAAAGGTTATATTGATGAGAATGTTAGGGTAGGGCTTAAGTCTCTGCCGGTTGCGGTTAAGGTTCTTAATAAGGAGGGACTTCAAGGTCATAGAGAATGGCTt ACGGAAGTTAATTTTCTTGGTCAGCTCAGGCATCCGAATTTGGTGAAACTGATTGGATATTGTTGTGAAGATGATCATAGATTGCTTGTTTATGAGTTTATGTTTCGTGGAAGCCTTGAAAATCATCTCTTTCGAA AAACAAGTGCACCATTATCATGGTCAACAAGAATGATGATTGCTCTTGGGGCAGCAAAAGGCCTCGCCTTTCTTCATAATGCCGAAAGACCTGTAATATACAGGGACTTCAAAACTTCCAACATTTTGTTGGACTCC GATTATACAACTAAGTTATCTGATTTCGGTCTTGCAAAAGCTGGCCCACAAGGGGACGAGACCCATGTATCGACGCGGGTTATGGGTACTTACGGTTATGCTGCTCCTGAATATGTTATGACTG GACACCTCACAGCAAGGAGTGATGTATACAGCTTTGGAGTTGTTCTTCTTGAGTTACTAACAGGAAAGAAATCCGTAGACAAAACACGACCAAGCAAAGAACAGAGCTTAGTGGACTGGGCCCGGCCCAAACTAAACGACAAAAGGAAATCACTTCAAATCATTGACCCGAGACTAGAAAGTCAATACTCGGTCCGAGGAGCTCAAAAGGCTTGCAGCTTAGCATACTACTGTTTAAGCCAGAATCCAAAAGCAAGACCGTTAATGAGCGATGTGGTCGAGACCTTAGAGCCTTTACAAACCAGCAGCAGTTGTGCAAACGAAGTGTCGTTATCGTCTTCGTTAATGAGTGTGGGCCGTCCTCTAGTCACAGGTAATCCCGCTTATCAGATGCATCACAAGTTTGTTCAAAATGTTGGGGCGGGTGCCGGATGTCGATCCGCAAACCCGAACTGTTCTCCTGGACCCGTGACGGCTTGTCGAGTCAgatga
- the LOC110942052 gene encoding bifunctional protein FolD 1, mitochondrial isoform X2 has product MRQHSNAASDHTARVIDGKQVSEEIISNVATEVTRMKKTIGEVPGLGVILVGERKDSLTYVRNKITACEEAGIKFKLAEFSDNCTEDEVCDAIMRFNADPSFHGILVQLPLPQHLNEEKILNVVKLEKDVDGFHPVNMGNLAMRGREPLFVPCTPKGCVELLIRYGVEIMGKKAVVIGRSNIVGLPASLLLQRHHATVTIVTALTPNPEEITRDADILISGVGVPNMVRGSWVKPGAVVVDVGTYPIEDKSCEQGYRLIGDVCYEEASRVASLITPVPGGVGPMTVAMLLYNTLESATRKYNFV; this is encoded by the exons CTAGCGATCATACCGCTAGAGTAATCGATGGAAAACAAGTTTCCGAGGAAATCATATCAAACGTAGCAACGGAAGTAACAAGAATGAAGAAAACAATTGGTGAGGTTCCAGGACTCGGTGTAATTTTAGTAGGTGAGAGAAAAGATTCCCTAACATACGTTCGTAACAAGATAACTGCATGTGAAGAAGCCGGAATCAAGTTCAAACTGGCCGAATTCTCCGACAATTGTACCGAAGATGAAGTTTGTGATGCTATAATGCGGTTTAACGCAGATCCATCTTTTCATGGTATCCTTGTCCAGCTTCCTCTTCCTCAG CATCTAAACGAAGAGAAGATTCTGAATGTAGTGAAATTGGAAAAAGATGTAGACGGTTTTCATCCCGTGAATATGGGAAATCTAGCGATGAGGGGACGGGAACCGTTGTTCGTCCCGTGCACTCCGAAAGGTTGTGTTGAGTTGTTAATCAGATACGGTGTGGAGATTATGGGTAAGAAAGCGGTTGTTATCGGAAGAAGCAACATTGTTGGTTTACCTGCATCCTTGTTGTTACAG CGGCACCATGCAACAGTTACCATTGTGACTGCATTAACGCCAAACCCTGAAGAAATCACACGTGATGCTGATATTTTGATAAGTGGCGTAGGAGTCCCTAATATGGTTCGTGGAAGCTGGGTGAAGCCTGGCGCCGTGGTGGTTGATGTTGGAACTTATCCAATTGAG GACAAGAGTTGTGAGCAAGGGTATCGGCTGATAGGAGATGTGTGCTATGAGGAAGCATCAAGGGTAGCTTCTTTGATCACCCCTGTTCCGGGAGGAGTGGGGCCCATGACGGTTGCAATGCTGCTGTACAACACTCTTGAATCCGCTACCCGTAAGTACAATTTTGTTTAA
- the LOC110942034 gene encoding probable serine/threonine-protein kinase PBL8 isoform X1, which yields MGNCGTREESAVVSDAHHQVKQMQVVSGKNQGLDRKHSRSVSDLSDPSTPRNNLNVIEDLRNNSLLYTHVIAFTLFELETITKSFRSDYILGEGGFGTVYKGYIDENVRVGLKSLPVAVKVLNKEGLQGHREWLTEVNFLGQLRHPNLVKLIGYCCEDDHRLLVYEFMFRGSLENHLFRKTSAPLSWSTRMMIALGAAKGLAFLHNAERPVIYRDFKTSNILLDSDYTTKLSDFGLAKAGPQGDETHVSTRVMGTYGYAAPEYVMTGHLTARSDVYSFGVVLLELLTGKKSVDKTRPSKEQSLVDWARPKLNDKRKSLQIIDPRLESQYSVRGAQKACSLAYYCLSQNPKARPLMSDVVETLEPLQTSSSCANEVSLSSSLMSVGRPLVTGNPAYQMHHKFVQNVGAGAGCRSANPNCSPGPVTACRVR from the exons ATGGGTAATTGCGGCACTCGCGAAGAATCCGCCGTCGTTTCCGATGCTCATCATcaag TTAAGCAGATGCAGGTGGTATCTGGTAAGAATCAGGGTTTGGATAGGAAGCATAGTCGGTCAGTTTCAGATCTGAGTGATCCGTCAACGCCTCGAAACAATTTGAATGTAATTGAGGATTTGAGGAATAACTCTTTGTTGTATACTCATGTGATTGCCTTCACCTTGTTTGAGCTTGAAACTATTACCAAGAGCTTTCGGTCGGATTATATTCTCGGTGAAGGGGGTTTCGGGACGGTTTATAAAGGTTATATTGATGAGAATGTTAGGGTAGGGCTTAAGTCTCTGCCGGTTGCGGTTAAGGTTCTTAATAAGGAGGGACTTCAAGGTCATAGAGAATGGCTt ACGGAAGTTAATTTTCTTGGTCAGCTCAGGCATCCGAATTTGGTGAAACTGATTGGATATTGTTGTGAAGATGATCATAGATTGCTTGTTTATGAGTTTATGTTTCGTGGAAGCCTTGAAAATCATCTCTTTCGAA AAACAAGTGCACCATTATCATGGTCAACAAGAATGATGATTGCTCTTGGGGCAGCAAAAGGCCTCGCCTTTCTTCATAATGCCGAAAGACCTGTAATATACAGGGACTTCAAAACTTCCAACATTTTGTTGGACTCC GATTATACAACTAAGTTATCTGATTTCGGTCTTGCAAAAGCTGGCCCACAAGGGGACGAGACCCATGTATCGACGCGGGTTATGGGTACTTACGGTTATGCTGCTCCTGAATATGTTATGACTG GACACCTCACAGCAAGGAGTGATGTATACAGCTTTGGAGTTGTTCTTCTTGAGTTACTAACAGGAAAGAAATCCGTAGACAAAACACGACCAAGCAAAGAACAGAGCTTAGTGGACTGGGCCCGGCCCAAACTAAACGACAAAAGGAAATCACTTCAAATCATTGACCCGAGACTAGAAAGTCAATACTCGGTCCGAGGAGCTCAAAAGGCTTGCAGCTTAGCATACTACTGTTTAAGCCAGAATCCAAAAGCAAGACCGTTAATGAGCGATGTGGTCGAGACCTTAGAGCCTTTACAAACCAGCAGCAGTTGTGCAAACGAAGTGTCGTTATCGTCTTCGTTAATGAGTGTGGGCCGTCCTCTAGTCACAGGTAATCCCGCTTATCAGATGCATCACAAGTTTGTTCAAAATGTTGGGGCGGGTGCCGGATGTCGATCCGCAAACCCGAACTGTTCTCCTGGACCCGTGACGGCTTGTCGAGTCAgatga